Genomic window (Oryza sativa Japonica Group chromosome 3, ASM3414082v1):
TTTGAGGAACATTCGGGCAATCCTCCCATTAGCGCCCTCCGGGTAGAACCCGCCGGGTACGTGCTCATCGCCAGTTAGATAGAGTATCCTAAGCAACTCTGCCGGCGTTCGGCTGTAGGAGAGCGAGTCGACGTTGGCGGAGAGGATGTTGGTGCATATCTTCCCCTCAGCGCCGAGCTGCTCTGGCACGATGAGCCCCTCGTCCTTCACTCCGCACTGCCCTAGCTTGTTTCGCAGCGCCGACACACGGTCGGTGAGCTCTGCCACCGTGGCACCGTAGGGGGACACTGTCTCGCGGCGGTGCTCGAAGAGGAGGCCGCGCACGACGGCGTCCTGGCCAGACTCGACGGCGagcaggccggcgacgaggcgctTGGTGGCGTAGCCGTCGATCAGCGGGTTGGTGCCCGTGTAGCCGTTGATGCCCAGGTAAGGGATGACGTAGACGGCCAGGAGGAAGTTGAGGCTGTTGGCGTCGGGGTCGAAGGGCGGGTCTAGGTGGTAGCCGACCGCCTCGTCCATTACCCTGGCGAAGTTGTGTGCGCTCAGGTCTATCAGCGGCCTTGGGATCCCACCCACTGTCCTCTGGATTGCCCTGCATCGTCAATTAGTTTTAAGTgcgatcatatatatatatcaccgCCATTTTAGAATCCATATTCTTGGTAACAACTCATGAATTTTGATCTATGAACTGTGATCTTTCCAATTTTGCATAACTACGTAGAGCCTCATCGATTGGTCTGGCTTATTaaagaataaaaattaatttaggtCGTATTTagttacacatttttttttcaaacttccaacttttccatcacatcaaaacttttctacacatataaattttcaacttttccgtcacatcgttccaatttcaaccaaatttctaattttggtgtgaactaaacatagccttataggtaaaacttttatatatttgttcataacgacttaaaagccaatgctaaaaataaattatgtcaaaaatatcttaaaatcaactttaaattcaAGTTTGAAAAATCGTATGTCAACACAGGGAATATAGGCAAACCAATGAGGCTCGTACACACATACGAGACATGCCCGTTTTAGTAGAACTCTACGAGGTTATTAGATTCATATGTCAAACAGGTTTTACTCGCAGGTGTGTAATTACTTTTCTAAGTTGAAATATGATCACACTTAAAATATGTTTCCTGGAAGAAGCGTCCAGATCAAGAAAAGTTAAATCTTAGTTTTAAACTTGTTTTTCCTATTGCAATGCACGGACACTTTCCTAGCCAAAAACAACTATAGTTGAAAtgtgaatttgaatttcaatcaTATTCTTTGTTGTAACCTCAGGTGGCCGATCTCCTGGTAGGCGAACTCGGCGCAGACGCGCCACGTGAGCTCGTCGAGGCCGGCCTTCCTGGCGCCCACCGGCGGCGGGCCGCCCAGCGTCAGGTTGGGGGCGAGGTGGTCCAGCCCCACGCCGAACGCCGCGTGCAGGAAGAACTCCGCCTCGGCGAACTCCAGGTTCAGCGCGAACCGCACCGGGTCCACGTCGTGCGCGAACACGGCCACCGGCGtgtgcggcgccgccgcgctgcactgcgcctccccgccgccgccgccgccgacgccgccgtggaacagctccgcccccaccgccgccgaccacgcCGCCGGGCAGGCCGGGTGGTCACCTGCATTGCACGAGGAAACCAGGAGCAGCACGAGCAGCGCCGAACAGCAGATTCGCGGCGACGCCATCTCTGACTGCAGGTTGTTCATCAGTTCATGGGTAGTGTTCTTCTGCACATCAGCTTCCTGTGAATTTATAGTGAAACAGCAGCAGCACATGGCACTGAATTATCTTTTCAGAGACGCAAGCGATTTAGCTAACGTTCTTGGGCGGCTCTGATTGATCTTTCGCGAAGTTTTAATTGATCGGCCTGCGACTGCAAGAGATAGGATTGTGACATGGCAAGATGAGCTGTTTGGTTGTATAGATGAAGGTGGATTGTTACTTGTTGGAGCTGGAACGCAAGCCATTTCAAGTCAAGGGTAGTTTGCAGATGAATCATTTTCAGCACAGATGCTGGGGGACTGAAAAATGGAAATTGGTAGCCAGGGATTGCACCACAAAATCTTCCTTCAGTCTATTTTTGGCTCATCCTTGTGCAGGCTGCAAAGTGTGCTAGCACTTGATTAGGTGAGCTGGTGAGGTGTAATAGTGCCTTAGATGAGGTTGTCAA
Coding sequences:
- the LOC4332814 gene encoding ferritin-like catalase Nec2 — encoded protein: MCCCCFTINSQEADVQKNTTHELMNNLQSEMASPRICCSALLVLLLVSSCNAGDHPACPAAWSAAVGAELFHGGVGGGGGGEAQCSAAAPHTPVAVFAHDVDPVRFALNLEFAEAEFFLHAAFGVGLDHLAPNLTLGGPPPVGARKAGLDELTWRVCAEFAYQEIGHLRAIQRTVGGIPRPLIDLSAHNFARVMDEAVGYHLDPPFDPDANSLNFLLAVYVIPYLGINGYTGTNPLIDGYATKRLVAGLLAVESGQDAVVRGLLFEHRRETVSPYGATVAELTDRVSALRNKLGQCGVKDEGLIVPEQLGAEGKICTNILSANVDSLSYSRTPAELLRILYLTGDEHVPGGFYPEGANGRIARMFLKKPPRINHGV